A stretch of DNA from Micromonospora sp. WMMD1155:
CACCCAGCTCGGCCCGGACCTGGCCGACGCGGTGCGCGAGATCCGCGACCGGCACGAGCACGTGAAGGTCGTCGGGAGCGTGAACCTGGTGCAGACCCTTCTGCGCGAGAAGCTCTTCGACCGCCTGGACCTGTGGCTGCACCCGATCGTGCTCGGCGTCGGCAAGAAGGTGTTCGACGGCGGCGAGGTGCCCACCAACCTCACGCTCCTCGAACCACCGGCGGCCGGCACGAAGGGCACCGTCTACCTGAGGTACGCGCTGGCCGACGGCACGCCCGCCACGGGCGACATGGCCGCACCCGATCGCGGTGCCCGGAACGACTGACGTCGCTTGCACCCAACGGGGTCCGCCGTCGCGCACATCGCCTAGCGTCCGGCGGGCACTGCCTCAGCGGGCGGCCTCGTCGGGGACGGACCGCGGGTGCCGCAACGCGCTCAGCAGGGCGGTGACGACGGCAACCACCAGCAGGACCCGCACCACGTTGAACAGCACCGTGTCGCCTGTGGAGTGCGGCGGAAAGAGGTCCTTCACGAGCCAGCCACCGCCCAGCCCGAGGCCCAGGCAGACGTACATGGCGGCCCGCAGACGTGGGAGAGGTTGTGGACGGCCGAAGATCCGGGGCACCTGCCTGCCGCCACGGCTCCGGTGGAGCAGCACGACGGCCATGGTGAGACTGACCGCGAGGCACGCGACGGCCAGCACCACGTCCACGGATTCCATGGGCCACAGGCTATCCGACGGAATCCCGCGCAGCAGGTGCGCGTCGGTCGACCGGCTGAGAACCACAACGGCGGCAACGCGCGGGGCACCGGCGGTCGAGTGCTCGTCTGCTCGTCGCCGAGATCCGCACAACATCAGGGATGTTGGTGTCTCCCGCCCGCCCGAGGCAGCAACATCCCGGATGTTGCGCGGATCTTGGGCGCGAGGCGCGAGGCGCGAGGCGCGAGGCGCGAGGCGCGAGGCGCGAGGCGCGAGGCGCGAGGCGCGAGGCGCGAGGCGCGAGGGTGTCAGGAGAGGGCTCCACCGACCAGCGCGAAGCTCACCAGGATCGCGGCGGCCAGGGGTACGGCCACCGCGACGACGAGTGCCCGCCGACGGTGTGACTCGCCGGTCAGCACGACGATCAGCAGGCCCAGCGCCACGTCGATGGCGACGTTCCACCACGCGAGTGAGGAGTAGTCGGGATCGTTCGCCTTGCCGACGAACCGGGCCGCCTCCTCGAAGAACACGGCTGCGGGCAGCGCCGCGCCGACGACCTGCCGCCAGCCCGCGCCGCGCGCCCACGTCCCCGCGGTGCCGAACACCACCCCGGCGAGCACGCCGAAGAACATCCAGATCAGCGACGACGGCGCCCAGAGCACCGCGAGGTCGTCGCCTTGCAGGATTGCGGCCGCGAGGTAGTAGCTGGGTACCGCGACGACGAGCAGGACGGTGGCGCCGAGCGCGGCGCGAAGCCACCCGGACCGCACCCAGTATCCGAAGAAGAACGCGGCGACCGCCCAGGTGGCGGTGGAGTTGCCGAGTTCGGCGACGGGGAACGGCAGCCACTTGATCCAGCAGAAGTCGAGGACGCCGAGCAGGAAGCCGCCCACCACGGAGGCGAGTGCCACCGTCCGATCACCAGGTCGCATGTTCGCAGAGCATACCGAGTATGCGACAGCGGACCGCCACCCTGGTCGTCCGGGCCGGACCGAGGGGCGGCCCGGCAACCCCAGGCCCCGATCGCTCAACGGCGCGGCAACCCCAGCCCCCCGCGTCCCGCCCCGGCGGCAGCCCGCGTCGACCGACCCGAACGCAGCCCGCGTCGACCGACCCGAACGCAGCCCGGGTCAACCGACACGAACGCAGCCCGGGTCAACCGACCCGAACGCAGCCCGGGTCAACCGACACGAACGCAGCCCGGGTCAACCGGCCCGAACGCGGAGGCTGCGCGTCAGGGTGGGGATCACGACCGCCGCCGGTACGAGGTGCAGGCCGAGAAGGGCGACGGTGGTGGCGGTGTTCGCCCCGGCGAGCAGAGGCGGGACGAGCGAGATCGCGGTCAGCGACACCGCCGTCCAGAGGAACCGCTCGGCGGGGCGGGCGCTCCACCGCAGCAGGGCGACGGCGATGACGACGCCGACGATCGAGAAGAAGCCGGTCACCACGGCGAACCCGCCCAGCGGGATCTTCTCCCCGCCGTCGGGGATCTCGAAGTCGACGCCGACGGCCTGGGCGAGCGCGGCGGCGGCTGTGGTGACCACGATCGCGGCGAGGGTGACGATGATGCCGGTGCCGGCGAGCCCGAGGATGCGGCGGTTGGTCCGAGTGGGTGCAGGGGCGGCGTTCGCGCTGGTCATGTCAGTGCTCCTCAGGTTCGCTAGTAGGCGGACGCTGCGCCGACAGCCGCTCGGGCAGCCCGAGCGTCGGGAACCGGTCGGCATGGAAGGTGACGATCTCGGTGATCGCCCCGCCGGTGATGCGCAGGACGTCGAGCGTCAGCGGCAGGTACGCGTTCTCCGGCTCCCGCCAGTGGTAGAAGGCGACGGCGGGCTGCCGGTTGACGGAGGTGGGGACGCCGCGCAGGCCGGTCATGCGGTCGAAGCCGTCCTCGATCCAGTCGTTCACCACCGCGTCGCGCCCGACGTGCAGGCCCGGGGTGGGCGGCATCGAGCAGCGCACGTCGTCGCGCAGCATCGTGGTGAGTCGGCCGATGTCGGTGGCGACGCTGGCTTCGGTGAAGCGGCGTACCAGTTCACGGGTCGCGGCGTCCTCGTCGCCGCCGGTCCAGTCCTGCCGTTCGGCGGGCAGGTGCTCCCGCATGCCGGCGCGGGCGCGTTGCAGCGCGCTGTTCACCGAGTTGACGGAGTCGCCGAGCAGGTCCGCGACATCCTTCGCCGGCCAGCCGAGCACATCGCGCAGGATCAGCGCGGCCCGTGGGCGCGGTGCGAGGTGCTGGACGGCGACCACGTACGCCAGCTCGATCGTCTCCCG
This window harbors:
- a CDS encoding DUF6518 family protein is translated as MRPGDRTVALASVVGGFLLGVLDFCWIKWLPFPVAELGNSTATWAVAAFFFGYWVRSGWLRAALGATVLLVVAVPSYYLAAAILQGDDLAVLWAPSSLIWMFFGVLAGVVFGTAGTWARGAGWRQVVGAALPAAVFFEEAARFVGKANDPDYSSLAWWNVAIDVALGLLIVVLTGESHRRRALVVAVAVPLAAAILVSFALVGGALS
- a CDS encoding RNA polymerase subunit sigma-70; translated protein: MSTDVRDLAEVDEPEFTGLAQRHRRELHVHCYRMLGSFEDAEDTVQETFLRAWRRRETFEGRSTFRAWLYRIATNACLDLLAKCRPEPATGGEVRWLQPYPDRLLDELPAGDADEPEAVAVARETIELAYVVAVQHLAPRPRAALILRDVLGWPAKDVADLLGDSVNSVNSALQRARAGMREHLPAERQDWTGGDEDAATRELVRRFTEASVATDIGRLTTMLRDDVRCSMPPTPGLHVGRDAVVNDWIEDGFDRMTGLRGVPTSVNRQPAVAFYHWREPENAYLPLTLDVLRITGGAITEIVTFHADRFPTLGLPERLSAQRPPTSEPEEH
- a CDS encoding dihydrofolate reductase family protein, which translates into the protein MGLVHIELFATLDLVAQAPGGPEEDPAGFPFGGWQAPLLDEVAGAQVAAAYEGTDALLLGRRTYDIFAAYWPHQVGGQDDDIATLFNSIPKYVASRGTPDLSWAGSTQLGPDLADAVREIRDRHEHVKVVGSVNLVQTLLREKLFDRLDLWLHPIVLGVGKKVFDGGEVPTNLTLLEPPAAGTKGTVYLRYALADGTPATGDMAAPDRGARND
- a CDS encoding DUF6069 family protein, which produces MTSANAAPAPTRTNRRILGLAGTGIIVTLAAIVVTTAAAALAQAVGVDFEIPDGGEKIPLGGFAVVTGFFSIVGVVIAVALLRWSARPAERFLWTAVSLTAISLVPPLLAGANTATTVALLGLHLVPAAVVIPTLTRSLRVRAG